GCCGCTTCGGAGATCGCCGCCAAGGCGCGGGCCGGGCAATTTGTTGTTGTTATTCCCGCGGCCAAAGCAGAGAGGATCCCTTTGACCATTGCCGACAGTGACCGGGAAAAAGGAACGATCACCATTATTTTTCAATTGGCCGGCGCTACAACCCGCTTGTTAGCTTCGCTTCAGGTTGGCGACCAGATCCCCCACGTGCTGGGTCCGCTTGGGATCCCCTCCGAGATCAAAAAATTTGGTCGGGTGATCGTTGTTGGCGGGGGAGTAGGGATCGCCGAGATCTACCCGGTAGTTAAAGCTTTGACCGCCGACGGAAATGAAGTGGT
This Candidatus Margulisiibacteriota bacterium DNA region includes the following protein-coding sequences:
- a CDS encoding sulfide/dihydroorotate dehydrogenase-like FAD/NAD-binding protein translates to MNEILSRAELTPNVIKITVAASEIAAKARAGQFVVVIPAAKAERIPLTIADSDREKGTITIIFQLAGATTRLLASLQVGDQIPHVLGPLGIPSEIKKFGRVIVVGGGVGIAEIYPVVKALTADGNEVVTIVGARNKELLIFQSELSVVSRQLLVATDDGSSGRKGFVTELLAEAIKERPVQRVIAVGPVPMMKACCDLTRE